The bacterium genome contains the following window.
CACGGTGTCAAGCAAACCTGGCCCAAGAGTTCGATGCACCGCTATAGCGCATCCAATGACTCTATTCGATAATTCATCAAATTTCACTTCGTGCTCTCCGTACCCTTCGTGGTGAATAGTTACATTATATCATATAACAATTCAACAGTCAAGTCTTTTTTCTATTTTGCTGTGATTCAGACACTGGACATCAGACACAAGACTATAGATTCTATTTATGCAGGAAATTAGGTAAACATTCAGCTACTTAAAAAAATAACTGTAAAATGAGCAATTAAAAATTTAAAAGTCAATTCTGTGTTCTGGCAGTAAGAACTGATTTTCCAATCATCTTACATTTCATCTATCCTCTCATTTTACATTTTTCATTGGACATTGCCCATTGGACATTATTATTAGATATTTTGTAATGACCTGAATGCTTACAAATCTTTTTGTATTTGTGTTCATTCGTAGTTATATATTTCCTCTGTGTTCTCTGTGACTCTATGGCTATATCCTGAACGGTTACAAAAAAAAGATATTTTCCTTTCTGTTTCTCTGTGTCTCTGCGGTAAAAGACTACCTGAACGGTTATGGACAAATTAAGATAAAGGTTTCATCAGGGCGAGGATGACATCTTTCCATTGATAGTGGGGTTTGATGGGTTTTTGTTCCATACCGGTTTGATACAGGCAGACGCGGTTTCTACCCGCTTCCTTTGCCCAATAAAGTGCCTGGTCTGCCCTTGAAACTAACATCTTGGCATTAAATGACTTATCGTCTTCTTTATAGCAGGTCGATACCCCCAGACTGGCAGTTAAATTGAAAGATTTACCCTCAAATACCATCTGGTGTTTGGCAATCTCACTGCGTATTTTTTCTGCGACCAACATTGCCGCAGATTGACTTGTTTGCGGCAAAACAATGGTGAACTCATCACCGCCAAATCTTGTTACCCAGTCTATCTTGCGAACTTTACGCTGGATTAATTGAGCAATAATCTTTATCAACCGATTCCCTGCCTGATGCCCATAAGTATCATTAAAGTATTTCAAATGGTCAAAATCTAAGACGATTAAAGAAAGTGGCTGATTATATCGCACGGCTAACTCATATTCTTTATCAAAAAACTTTTCAAAATATCTAAAATTATAGACTTTAGTTAATTCATCCCGTTCTGCGGAATCCTTCATTTCGCCAAATAATCTACCCCGCTCTAAGGCAACAGATATTTGGTCGCCAATGATGGTCAGAAGTCTTTTTTCTATTGGAGAAAACTCATCTTTACTAAAACTACAAACACTCAGGATACCAATAATTTTATTTCCTTCTTTAATCGGAGCACTGATGAAGGCAGGGAGACGGTCCTCTTGTTGAGAGACAGATTTTACTACCTCACCAACAACCTCCAGAGAAATTACTCTTTTTGCCTCCTTTTTGCGTCGTGGATTCCATTGTAGCCATTGATTTAACATCTTTTGCTTTAAATCTTCGATTATTTTTTCATTAACCTGACAATTTCGTCGCAGGATTCCCTGAAGTTTTTCATCTTTTATAATCAGATAGGCGCCCAGATGATAATCAAGATATGTATATGTTTCATTGAGGATTAATTCAAGAATTTTTTCCTTTTCCATCATTTGAGATAATTCTTTAGTCATACGGAATAAGAAATTAAGTTCTCGTGTTTGGGCGCGAAGTTTTTCTAATTCTTCAGCCTGGGCGCGTAGTTCTTTTAATCTTTCTTGCGCTTCAGTTTGTCCTTTGGTATCCTCGGCTCTTTTTGCCTCTGCCTCCTGGCGTAATGCCTCTTTAATTTCTTGTTTAACCTGATACAAAAGGTTTAACTTTGCCTGCTGAGCCTTCAAGTCTTCTAACTCCGTATGTTCCGTTCTTGTTTTTTCTTTTGCCTTTTCTGCCTCAACCCTTAACTCTGTAATTAAAGCGGTTTGAGCCCGTAATTGTTCTAAAGTCGAGCGTTCTTTTTTTAACCTCTCTAATTCCTCTATCTGCCTTTTTAGTCGTTGGTCCTGGATTTGTGTCTTAAGTTCATTTATCTGGGCAGTCAGGGTTTTTGTCTTTGTTTCTTCAGCCTCTAATTTAGTTTTTAATGACCTGGAATATGCTTCAAAGTCTTTTGGTTCAACACCAGCCGGCAATTCAACCTTAACCTTTTCCTTCAATTCCGTTACTTGTGATTTAAGCATTTCCATCTCACCAACTTGAGTTGTAAATTCTTGAATTTGCTCTGTCAGGGCTAAAACCTTCAAACTTTCAGCCTCAGCCTTGACTTTATACTCTTCTGCTCTTGAGACAAATTCTTTCATCGATTCAAGTTCGGCTTTTAATCTCTCTATTTCTTCAAACTGGAGTTGGGACTTCATAGATTCTTCTTCTAGTTTAGCCTTCAATTCTTCGCTGGCTAATTTAGCCTCTTGGGCGATTATTGACTGAGCTCGAAGCATCTCAATATCTTCTATTTGTGGTCTTGTGGTTATTTCGGCAATGGTTGCGTTCAATTTTTCTATCTCAGTTTCATAATCTTTTAGTTTTAATGCGTCTGCCTCAAGTTTAATCTTTATCTCATTCATTTCTTCAAGTTTAGGTCTTCTGGTTAATTCTTCCTCATAACTTGCTATTTTTTTATTTAATTCCTCGAGTACTGTCTTTTGTTCTTCAATCTGTGTGATTAATTCTTCTGGAGGTTGAACTCTGACTCTGCCCGATTCCTCTGCCTGGCGTTCAAGTTCCTTTATCTCTTCTCGTTTAACATTACAAAGTAATTCTAATTGCTCTGCCTCAGAGCGTAATCGGGCGACCTCGGCGGCCTTGAGTTCTTTTATCTTTTCCTCTTCAGAAGGATATGGGGATAAGTTCGTCAAAGCCTGGTTAATATGATGAGATATTTGTTCCAATAGTTCTAAGTCCTTTTGATTAAAAGGTCCGTGGGTATATTTATTATTAACACTAATCACGCCTACGACTTCATCTTTAACACGCAAAGGACAGGTAAGAAGTGATTTGGTGTAATATCTATTTGAGTGAAAAGTTCTGGTAAAACGCGGGTCATTGTCAATATCCTCAACTAATAAAGATTTACCTGTATTGATGACATATCCCACTACGCCTTCGCCAGCCTTCACTTTAGTCTTCGAAACAATAGGTATTTCTAATCCCACTGCGGCTTTCATTGTTAATTCTTTAGTATCTTCATCCACTAACATTAATGAACATATCTCCGCACCCATAGCTCGGGCAACCATATTAACAATTAAAGAGTAAATATTCTCCTTACCAAGATTAAGGATAGATTCACGATTTGAACCAAATAATTGGTAAGATTCGGATATTCCTTTTATTTCTTCTTCTCTTTCGAGTAACTGCTCGCGTTTAAAAACCAATTCTATGGCTGATTGCG
Protein-coding sequences here:
- a CDS encoding diguanylate cyclase gives rise to the protein MIKNGELKKLFNKFVKSEEWEKIKSVILDKIGSTSCWLIDIEGHYNFKKQDDKNFCQMIKSTPGGANRCEKSFLFTLQQARRTKMPVCIMCDAGLLGFACPILVGKEVVGTIGGCQIANSDLGYSAYQEIARKFNLPADDFITILQKEDHLISMDVLEIEVELITLLAQSAIELVFKREQLLEREEEIKGISESYQLFGSNRESILNLGKENIYSLIVNMVARAMGAEICSLMLVDEDTKELTMKAAVGLEIPIVSKTKVKAGEGVVGYVINTGKSLLVEDIDNDPRFTRTFHSNRYYTKSLLTCPLRVKDEVVGVISVNNKYTHGPFNQKDLELLEQISHHINQALTNLSPYPSEEEKIKELKAAEVARLRSEAEQLELLCNVKREEIKELERQAEESGRVRVQPPEELITQIEEQKTVLEELNKKIASYEEELTRRPKLEEMNEIKIKLEADALKLKDYETEIEKLNATIAEITTRPQIEDIEMLRAQSIIAQEAKLASEELKAKLEEESMKSQLQFEEIERLKAELESMKEFVSRAEEYKVKAEAESLKVLALTEQIQEFTTQVGEMEMLKSQVTELKEKVKVELPAGVEPKDFEAYSRSLKTKLEAEETKTKTLTAQINELKTQIQDQRLKRQIEELERLKKERSTLEQLRAQTALITELRVEAEKAKEKTRTEHTELEDLKAQQAKLNLLYQVKQEIKEALRQEAEAKRAEDTKGQTEAQERLKELRAQAEELEKLRAQTRELNFLFRMTKELSQMMEKEKILELILNETYTYLDYHLGAYLIIKDEKLQGILRRNCQVNEKIIEDLKQKMLNQWLQWNPRRKKEAKRVISLEVVGEVVKSVSQQEDRLPAFISAPIKEGNKIIGILSVCSFSKDEFSPIEKRLLTIIGDQISVALERGRLFGEMKDSAERDELTKVYNFRYFEKFFDKEYELAVRYNQPLSLIVLDFDHLKYFNDTYGHQAGNRLIKIIAQLIQRKVRKIDWVTRFGGDEFTIVLPQTSQSAAMLVAEKIRSEIAKHQMVFEGKSFNLTASLGVSTCYKEDDKSFNAKMLVSRADQALYWAKEAGRNRVCLYQTGMEQKPIKPHYQWKDVILALMKPLS